DNA from Macadamia integrifolia cultivar HAES 741 chromosome 12, SCU_Mint_v3, whole genome shotgun sequence:
gttttctggaagtgatttcattgatttcttGTTCATTTAGAACATATTGTGAGCATAAACCGCGAGTGTCAGGACCTAATCTGCCCGACTATCAAATGCAAATAATCCAACAAAAGCCCCTTCTCCCCCCTCCACTAGTATTTactcatctttcttttcttgtcctTTACTTCTTGAATATTTTTGGCAGCTATATGTTCTCTATAGGACTCAATAGAAGAAAGCTCTCCTCAACCATGAAGAAGCTCATGAAGCAATGGCCAGTGAGGAAGAATAAAGCCACACAAGATGTATTCTTTGGTAGGCAACATACTTCCTGAAGAAAAGGAAGTGGAGGAAGATTTGACTCCTCTTATGTACTCACAAGTGGGTAGGCACCATACTTTgtgaggaggagagaaattctGCATGAGAAACAAATCTAATTACTTATTATTGAAGCACAATATTCAGTGAGATGGCAGCAATTATGAACATGAATAGAGACAACTGCGCACATGAGATAATAATAAGCCTATCAAAACTAGTTTCTAACAGTATTTGTTAACCGATAGCAAAAGATCATGAGAAACATCCAATTTATATAGCTTATGTAAGATCCAATACTCCATGAGACACTAGTATAAATGCAATTTATCTTGCATATAAAAACCAGAATGAAagttaaaataatattttacttTCCAGCagtatatatttttcttttccgaATAAAGTGATTATCgatccaaaaaaaattgaaaaattggaAACTGGAACTGGTTGAATGTGCAATACAAATTACATGCTCTAGTTCACCAGAAAAATACAACgacattattttttctctcaaaatctataattcacacacacacacagatatAGAGAGACAAATCATAGGAATATAAGTGTAACGAGATATTCACTCTAAAATTTGGTAAATTGTCAATCCAATGTAgcttgtcttcatcatctttacATGCTTATGGAACTCTTCGTTGGTGATACCAtttattttgtgtgtgtgtgtgagagagagagagagagagagagagagaggtactaATCTCCCACGTATGATGTATTGTTAGCTGGCAAACATTTCAGACTTAGATTCCATAAAGTGTATTGATGAAATTTAGTAGCAAAAACTATTGATTTGTTGATATTGACAACAATTCTTTAAGGTGGCATGGGAATTGAAAGTGGTTTACGCTACTAAAACTGATGAGTAAACCATCTAGCATGATCACCCTTGATATAAAAGTAACTAAAAGTGGTAACCTACTAAGAAGTATGCTGATTTCTTCAATCTATATCCTCTCAAAATCTTTTAGAAATCTTACCTTaacattttttggaaaaatatgattaatttgttttttttttagatttaatatTTGGGGAAAAATCTTACGGAATCTTACTTGGCAagttttggaaaaataaaatttttattcgTGTGACTTTAAGATACGAGGAATGTTATTTCTCAAACATTTCATAAAGCAGCAAAACctcttttattaataaaaaacaaatggaaaaattatttatattcATCGACGTTAAAAACCCAaggaaaatgttcttgttcaTGAGTTCATCTAATCCATATGCTCTCAAAATCTTTTGAAATCTTACCTAACCTGTTGGCAAAATATGATTAATTTTGTGTTGAAGATCTAAGGAACTATCTTCGGAAATCTTGCctgattgattttgaattttttttgaatttatgatCCAAGGAATGCTTTTCTTCGGGACACATGATATTTTATAAAGCAACCAAACCCACcttatcttattattatttttttaaataatatatatataataataatcatcCATATTAGATCCCAGGAATGTTGTTTTgcgaattgattttgattttgatttttttttttttttttttttgagagcaACAAACCCTATAAATTCActttttcaatcaaaattgaagatataataaataaaaaccaatgCACAAGGAAGATCACAAGATTTTGTTGTTTCTTGTCAACCAATGTTTTAAATATAGTAGGGCTTCGAACTTCACCTCCAGGTGAGAAAGCCTTTCCCATAAGagtgataaaaataaattatatggCTATAACCATCTAATTTCTTGTCTTAAAGGAATATGCAAGATGTTGAGAAAAGTGACCCATTAGCAAAAGTAGCCATTGAGGTTAGACACTGAATTTAGGTTACCAACTAGAGAATTTCATCTGCCATAGAAACTAACGAGTTTTGACCAGATCTTAGATCTCAACAGTAGATCAAAGCAGAGATAAAGTTCGTATATCAACAAAAAGTTCGGCGTACAAGCCTTTAATTTTCAATAAATGTTTGACAAAAGAAAGTGATTTAATCTACATGGTTAAGAGTCACAACTCATTAGCTTACCTGCTTTTAGCATTTTCTAAAACTACAGAAGATGCATGAAGGACCTCTCCACAAGCCTCATTTAGGACTGGAGAAAAATTTGACAAAGAATACAAACTGAGACGGCTGTGGAAAACAACAGCATCACGTCGAAACTTCCACCTTGCCATCAGATTGTCTTCTTGCCTGCTCAGATGTAACATTGGTGTTAGGTTctgttttctaattttctagGTACGAGCATGTTGAATTCACATTCCTGTTCTGTACTTGTGTGTTTccctacttttctttttctctcatatGCCAACTTTAAGTCATGCTACTTCGAGTACGAACTCTATCAATTATCATTTGTCTGCCTGACAAATCTTCTTCATACCCTACAACCTGCATTTACAAAATACAGTAACACCATCAACATGGAAAGATTCAGCCCAAGAATGCTATCAATATTAATTTCAGATAAGCATCATCACGAACCTGTGATTCTGTCTGTGTTTCACTGAAACCATCATAAGTGCCTTCTTTTACACCTTGTCCAGGAGTGCAAAGGTTATCTTGTTTTTCATTCCTGAAGATGAAGTCAAAATCATTTGTCCAGGTCctaccggaaaaaaaaaaaaagaatcatttgGAAAGGGCTGAGAGgaaaggaataaaagagaacAGTCACTCGCTCACCCAGACAagtatgagagagagaatcacagtaacgatgaaaagttgaagaccACAATTAGATTTTTCACTCGCCCACCCAGACAAatatgggagagagaaatgGCAATCACAGtaacaattaaaaattgaagACTACAATTAGATTTAAAGGCACTCACACATTCCTGTTGCCCAGTAGGGACCCTGCCTACAGCAGCAAAGGAGGTGGTTGTTGCACCAGATCAACATGAAGACTGCATTAACGTGGTAGTTGTCAATAGTGGCCTATGTGAATGCTACCACATCTCAGACACGAGAAAGGTATCCAGCCAATTAAGGATGACAAGTACTGGTTACAGGCTTacagctttgataccatgtgacAAACCCAGAACCTGGAACCCATGCCTgctagtagagagagagagagagagagagagagatccctaAGAACAGGGGCAGAGATGTCTTTTCACAtgggaaggagaaagaaagacacaTGGGAGCACTGGTGCAGGCCACGCTCCCGGACATAatattcctatatatatatatatatatatacacacacacacaacaacaactcagccttatcccaactaaatgggatcaacAACATGGATCTGATCAAAGGCAGTATAAGAAAAAGCAAAAGTGAAAGGAAAGGAACACAACAAAACAAATCAGTAAActcccacctaaatggggttggctacatggattcatCCCCTCAAATTAGATCTATTTGCGGTCATACTTAGGATAAGACCTAAACTacgcatgtctttcctcactacttctcctatggccattttaggcctgcccctagctcttttattttattttgaatcagatcactcttcCCTACTGGAGcatcaacaaataataataTGCATCAAAAGGCAGCACCAGTAGAACCTAAATTACCTGTTCAACCAGCTGTTAGAAATCCCAAAGGTAGAACGAGGCTCTAAATGCTCTTGACCAAGAATTGAATGATTGGTTGAGAAAAGCTGCATCTTTAGAGATCAAGGTAAACTGATGCATATTGAGAcaatataatagaaaaaaaaaaaatagaataatacCAAAAACATTGTAGGAAAAGGACAGAATAATCCACATATTCCTGACATTTTTGTACAAGTAATGATCAGACCAAAGAAGGATACACTTTGATCACATAGAGAACCGCCTGGTAACTTCATGTCTTGAATCTGGAATTAGAGAAGGCAAATAACCAGGTAAGATATGAAAAATAAGATTGACAGAGAAGGGACTGTTTTCTTAGTAGATTTTTCCTAGACCCACAGTAAAGGAAATCAATGGTCAAAAATATTGGCCCCCGTACTGTACGAAGTAGGATGTGCCCCTAGGAGTCTGATCCAACAACATAGAAGGAAGGGAATCctttcaccatgggtgaagggaaacttgGTCCGTTTTGTTATTACCTTACTCGTTTGTGCTAACAAGTCTTCAATAGCTGCAGCCACATCTGGAACAGCATGAGAAATTTCTCCACCATCTTCTGATACCCTGTTTCTCATGGATTCAATTTTGCAAAGAGAACCATCTTGATGaatttcagaagaaaaaaaatctgtctGGCTGTCGTCATCCACAAGCCTTGGTCTTTTAATAGAGAGGGAAGAATGTTTTGCCCCTTCACTGAAGCTTTCACTTCTACTGCAAACaacattagtttctattttcgtCATGACTTGAGATTGACTCGGTAACTGAAATGAAACACCTCTAGATATCATGCAAGCTGCCTGTGTAGGATACTGGCTCATTGTGCATAGTCCTCCCTCTCGGTCTTGAGCAGTAGCTTCTTTTGGGAGAAATTGATCCAGAGCAACAATCTTATCCTGAAAAAAAACAGTATGAATGGATGATATCTTCCTGATTTCATGAACATGATTATATGACGGAACTTGtaagaataaataagaagacAGAAAGACACCGGGagaagcaaggagagaaaaCAGTGGAGCAACAACAGAAGAGATGTGCAACCCCAAATAAAGAAAGGCACACACATACCCACTCCCCACAAGGATGGATAGAAGGGAGAGCTACAGAGACAGATAAAGACAAAAACTCAATGGATAGGCGGGACAGACTAATAGAGGATAAGATAGGAGACTCACCTGCATGATGCATTCACAGATCCACTCGAAAGTAACTGCTTCTATGCCCCATTTGCAAGCAGCCTCATATTTTGGGCCACTGGTGAACTTGCAAATTAAATGTGTAACCTTCCTACTCAGTTTTTCTGTGAATTTAGCTCCTAGCACAAAACAAAGATTTCTTAATAACAACCTATCTTTCTCTTCATACTGAGAGACACAGAAGCAAAAGCCATCGAACCCAGGTAATGGAATACGACAGGGAAGTGGTGAATACAGAATGTGACGGTCAACTTCCAGCATGCATCCGTCCTTCAACAAGATGACCAAAACCCATTAGAAGTTGTCAATTATACGCTGTTTGCAGATTTCCATATGTACAAGTAGAACAAGAGATAAAGTAAATTCATCAAATTTAAAGCATCTGTTAAAAAGGTATATCTGCTGATCACTGGAAAGCAATATTAAAGATAAAAAGATATGCAGAACCAGCACAACCCACCTCCACCTGTCCCCCCAcacaccacaccccccccccccaaaaaaaaaaaacccagaacaTCTCCTTAAATCCGCATGATCTCTTAACTATAGGATACACTCCAGGAGACTTTCAATGTCTTTCACTCTATCCATGAAAGGAAAAGAACATAAATTTGAATGGCAACAAAAGATGTACATAGTCCATAGCATATCAAAATACAAggcacaaaaagaaaaaacttcccAAATAACAATGAGTGCAAGAGAACCCTGTCCGCTTGCATGGACACAGAGACACCACGCAGCCCAATGGAAGCCGCATAGAGGCATCTAGGTGGGGGCAGCACAGTCTTTTCGCACTCGCCTGTGTCTGGGTGTAGATCCATGCAAGCGGGCAGGGTTCTTTTCTACTAAGAATAATTACCCTGTTCAATGAAACATTATAAAAGAAGAATGACAAAATAACTTCTCTCTCCCTATTTAACATACGAGGTGTGTTCAGCTACATTCTAGATTTTGGGTGATCAAAATAAATCCCAATGGGATTAGCAGATTATCATTCAGGGTTTGGTTATGACTTATAACTCAAACACAAAGTCCTTATGTGATTATCCAGAGGAAATCATTTGGTTCCTATCTCAACGAAAATTTATGTGTTACCTAAGCACTATGTATAACAGTGAACCATATAAtttaatgtaggaatggatttgacaaccaaaccagacccaagactgcaggattttataaaccagagaacaaccaagattcacccaaaaggagacGACAGCAATAATCCAGAATTTAACCAGTAAACAGAATTTGAAAccagaaagaacaaaaacagaatTCTGGAATATCGACTAGCAGAAATTATACCAGTAAGCAGAATCAATTAACAACAGAATTAAGACAGAAAATAGGTCACAATCAGTCACACCAGATCACAGAAAGAGTATCGATCTGTCAGGAAAGTAACATTGTGAATAAACCAACCCAGTAGCAGTTTTAGAATTAAATCAGGAACTGTTGAAGCATTAACAGCCTCCAATATTCAGAAAACTTAACTCAGCAGTCCAGAAAATGCTATTCAGATCAGCAGAACCAGAATCCAGAAAATGGAAACTTCAGTTCACTAAAAGAtgaaaatctggagattttGAAGATCTCACTATTGGCTGAACAGAATCAGCTAGAAAGTGGATCGATCCTTAGTTAAACAGAGGGGAACAATCGACCAGAAGATTGGAGCAAACCAGTGGCTGGACTGATCCCAACAGTGGGTGCCGAATGCTCTGTTTGCAGAAATTCTGgcagaaaacagagaaaacacTTACCTGGTTGCAGCGGCCTTAATCCTTAAAAATATGACTGAAATTAATTGAGAAGAACAGTAGAAGAGAAGGGCCTCTTGGACTTCATGCCATAAAGAGTcgttggatcgaacaccaacccatcactgtgatcaaacacacagaagttctcttgcagagaaagcagcaacagcagcagccaTATTTTTGTCTTCataaaatcgtggctcatacAAGAACcatatcctttatttataatgatggggagggtttacaaataatagtaacCCAGAGTTACTAAAtttgagttactaaaaactaattacaagaagttactaaaaactggaaattggaatctaatgaaaatagaaactagtcttgatagaaattagaaactaacaatggcttgaaattagaaactaatttaggacttcaaaatagaaactaaataactaattagtaaccccatcagcagcccaaatcgtgggctgacttggaccaaatctgggtcgacccagtcagccacttgggtcgaccttggtcttggttctccttgtgtaaacccttgtcgGTACTGCATCATgatttcaaaatagaaactaaataactaattagtaaccccatcagcagcccaaattGTGGGCTAACTTGGACtagatctgggtcgacccaatcagccacttgggtcgaccttggtcttggttctccttgtgcaAACTCTTGTCGGTACTGCATCATAATTGGTACTAGCTTTCAGGCCAAAAATGTAGAGAGCACACTCGATGAACTCGAATGACCAACAACAGGATGTGAAACAACTAGGTGTGTAAGATTTTCAAGAagcaaaattttttattgaagCAACggatttagattttaaaaatagaaagaagataaaaagcTTGCTACCTCCAATGCTTCCCCTCTCCTATTTTTGTTCTTAACAATAAGGTCTGGAAAATTTTAAAGCAACACTAAACACTTTACTTTAAGGACATGGAATACAAAGCAATAATAGAAAGGTTTCTTGAGGATTCAAATGACGAATCAATAATTCTGATAAATTATGCAAAGAGAAATGTATGTTGATGATTTGGATTTCATTGTAAGTAAACAATACAAAGCACTAAGATGACAACGGTAATTATGTAGTCTTAATATCCATACAGGCACTAAGTTCTGCAGTTTTGTGGACTACAGAGATAAAAATTCAAGTAGCACTAATGAAGAGATGAGCCCCTAGTAGACAGGTCCCtccctcctcctttttctttcggTAGAAATCACAGAAGAGGCTAAAGAGAAGAATTGTATATTTCAAGTAATGTCTACCTCCAAACAGGATCTAATCCAGTGACTAGAAACAATGATGGCTTGAGAATTATCAGCAGGAGTCTGAATCAGACCATGACACTCAATGGTGAAGTGCACATTCTTAACCTGATCATCCACCAAAGCTCCTCCTCCTTGTTTAACCCATTCCACGATTTCATCTCTCTGTCCCCAAAAGCAGTAAGAAaagcaataaataaaaagattaggggaaaaaaagagcAAATCCAACGGGTCCAAATAAAGGGACAAAAGAAATGATAGTTGTAACAGAAGCATCAAACTGAAAATATTGAGAAAAGGGTCATTAGCCTCACTGAAAAAGCAGCGATAAAGTTCAAATTGTTATGATAATAAGAAACACCAATAAAGGAAACTGAATGGAAGAACGAAGCTAGGAAAGTCTGGACCCTGATCTAGCAATGGTCTAGTCAACAATTCACAATTGAAACTAAACGGTATGACTTCAgtttcagaatgatctgagaaaTGACTTGTCCAAGACAGTTATTGAATTGGACCAAATCAATGTAAGGTTTCAAGTTACTTCTATGGTCAATCTTGTCAAATAGGGATAGGCCAATCTTTGTGCCTGCATGTTTGAGTACTGCCACAGAGCCCAGGCTAACATGTATTTTTGCGGTTGGCCCAGTGCCCAGTGCCCAGTGCAAACGTGGCTTAATCTGGAAGTAGTTCAaggaacaagaaaaatgagaaaccGGAAGCTCACCCTATCTTGAGGAAAAGAACTTGAAAAGCGAAATATTTTCCCTTTGAAAACATTTGATGATTTCCCATTTTGAACATTTGCAGCATCAGAATCTTGTCGTAATTTCTGGGAAACCTTACTGTCATCCTTTAAAACAGAAAACATGCTTTTCTGGAATGATCTTGTAGCTGGTTTTACATAATTGGACCCCTTTATATTTGTTTCTGGCTTTTGTCCTCTGTTATTCTCCAATGAGATACCAGATTCAAAGTCAACATTCCCCACTAGCTTAACAGCTGGCAGACTGAAAGATGCAGCGGAGCTTTTCCCTTGCTTTAGAGCAGAAGTTCCTACTGCTGCAGCTTCATTGGAATACACCCATTAGGAAATTCAGTCAGACAGAAAACCAAGTCAAAGATAAAATGTTGATCCCAAACACCTGCCCAGCTGAATTTTAATGCATAAAATCGTATATTTCTAGCATAAACATACGAAAATAACAGACTAAGACTCAAAGATGATATTTACAGGAATACTCAACGCACCTCTTGGTAAAAGTAAATCAGAAGCAACATGCCTcagggacacaggtacttctcttttttctcgGACGCAATCTTCCAACCAGCTGGGTCTTACCACATAAATAACACCAAAAGCTGCATAGGCCCTTACCTCCTTCTTTTCGCTGGGGAAAGAGCAGATTAACTAAGAGCTGCAAGAAACAAGCATAGTAATTCTAGCCTTCCTATAATATAATAATTATGCTACCATGTCAACATCACACATAAAGGTATCAGATACGGTTCTGTGAAGAATTccaatgaaaataaaacattaaaaatatgTCTATCATTTTCTTGCAGAATGGTATGTGGCAAAAGATTATTAGATTGGCGTGTATAGTTAAACTTATAGGGCGATGGGTATGTGTGATTACTTGTAAGGGTATGAAGGGAATTTAATTTACTGTGGTCACATGGGGGTATACACTTATCTGTAACGGCATATATGTACTTTTACTTTTATAACCACTAATATGAGAGAGGTCAATTACTTTGCCCAACACATTCTCTCAAAACCTTgtctcttccttttcctcttcttcctctttctacttcttctcttgcccGTTTCTCTATTTCTCCTACCTTTCTTCCACTGGTTCACTCTCATATTAtaggaccatagttgtcaaggtgatgCCTTGGATGCCTAGGCAggcgccttgttggtgtcgcttACTTTTGGACCCTCTCCACAGCCTTGGGTCGCCCAGACGTCGTGATAGCTATGCAAAGGACAActccaacttggtatcaaagcaggtTTGAGAGTTGACCAGCAGCCCTGCCCTGAATCTAGCTTTGGAACCAAAGACTAGAATTGGGTTCTAGCAGAGGCTACACCATGTAAAAGGTTAGATCGAGGATTAAGGACTTCAACCAGAAGAGTTTCAGGTGGAGTTTGCAAAAGCAAGGCTGAATCAATGAACAACAGGTCAGAATAGAAACATCCGCCAAGTATGGGTTCAAAGCCCCTTTTCTCTCTGATTCATCATGGTTTTGAAGTGAGGTCAGAACCTCTAGACTTGTCCTAGGGTCCTCTACCACCAGGCTTGTGTGCTATCTACTGTTTTCATGCTCTGAGTTTATATCTTGGCTCTTCAATGGTTCTACAAAAGCATCAAAGTTCTCAATGTTGGAAGAATCGAAACACATCGATATGGTACCAGCCATACTTAATAATAGAAGGATTTGGCAGAAATATGTAGAATTGTCCCTCCtatgggggtaaggctgtgtacattatgaccctccacAAACCCTGGAGTGAGTGTcgaggccttttttttttttttttaataataagataaggagaagaagataaaaaagggGGGTATGTGTTCAGGAATCATCACCTGAAACACTaccttggaatcaccaccaaggGTTTCCTATCAGGAACCTACCAAATCACCCAGCAGGGAGCTCTTAATCACCATGgaaccaaaaaaatgaaattatcttttactACTCAAATCATAGCGAGGCTAGGCTTCTTACACCTTtaaataaaactgaaataaactaaaaaaatgGGACTGTAAACTGAAAAGGAAAACCCACTCATATGCAAGTGCTTTGGAGGAATTCTAGGATGATTCAACTACTTATGTAATagcatgaaataaaatccaaaaagaaaaggaaaaaaaaaatagaagacaaTACCAAACCCCATGATTCGACTGAACCTTGTCTGGTTCAGTCTGAACCGAGGGACTGATTCAAATCAAGAACAGCAAGCTTGGTTTAGTTCAGAAAACAGAAATTGAACCATGTTGAACTGCAGagtcttctccttttcttttctttgttggaAATCTGCATCACCATGTCTCAGAATCTGTTTTGAATGAAACAAAGCACATCTATAGCCTATAGGAGACAGTGGGCCTATCAGTGCATTAAAGTTGAGTGCCAGGTAAGATCACACATGGCAAGTAAAGCTTCCAATCTTGCCAACCATCACCCAAATTATAAGTATAATGAaatattgaatttatttttgaggCATAAGAGTTATTAGATATCTATGGGACTAGTGGGAGCTTC
Protein-coding regions in this window:
- the LOC122057858 gene encoding DNA topoisomerase 2-binding protein 1-like isoform X3, yielding MADRKKLMPKVFKGVNVFMSRKLVPPEIFDTLHDALKQNGAEVNLCCDPSRTGPNDYHIISSPEHEKFEDLRAKGCNLLGPQCVLSCAKENRALPKQGFTCCLAMDGVKVLASGFEKDEKVKIEKLVTAMGGVLQTKASMDVNFVIARNVLAAKYKWASNVLKKPVVTISWLNQCWNEHRVVPQEPYRVPPFSGLTICTTRIPADERKELEKLVIQNGGKYSADLTKNCTHLVADTPEGDKYKVARKWGHIHIVTRKWVNQSIAKRACLGEESYPIQGVPNSSSNAMKSSLKRQHDPEKCNGNSQTEPSSVIGNSNMLPSSMIADPDLETSLSQNMSSTFSDATIFTKEEGNGEPRLQPEHGTNFDGCVADDSQAEDSDLYLSECRISLVGFQTSEMRKLVHMVRKGGGSRYMSFNEKLTHIVVGTPSESEKKEVRAYAAFGVIYVVRPSWLEDCVREKREVPVSLRHVASDLLLPRVGTSALKQGKSSAASFSLPAVKLVGNVDFESGISLENNRGQKPETNIKGSNYVKPATRSFQKSMFSVLKDDSKVSQKLRQDSDAANVQNGKSSNVFKGKIFRFSSSFPQDRRDEIVEWVKQGGGALVDDQVKNVHFTIECHGLIQTPADNSQAIIVSSHWIRSCLEDGCMLEVDRHILYSPLPCRIPLPGFDGFCFCVSQYEEKDRLLLRNLCFVLGAKFTEKLSRKVTHLICKFTSGPKYEAACKWGIEAVTFEWICECIMQDKIVALDQFLPKEATAQDREGGLCTMSQYPTQAACMISRGVSFQLPSQSQVMTKIETNVVCSRSESFSEGAKHSSLSIKRPRLVDDDSQTDFFSSEIHQDGSLCKIESMRNRVSEDGGEISHAVPDVAAAIEDLLAQTSKIQDMKLPGGSLCDQSLFSTNHSILGQEHLEPRSTFGISNSWLNRTWTNDFDFIFRNEKQDNLCTPGQGVKEGTYDGFSETQTESQVVGYEEDLSGRQMIIDRVRTRSSMT
- the LOC122057858 gene encoding DNA topoisomerase 2-binding protein 1-A-like isoform X2, translating into MADRKKLMPKVFKGVNVFMSRKLVPPEIFDTLHDALKQNGAEVNLCCDPSRTGPNDYHIISSPEHEKFEDLRAKGCNLLGPQCVLSCAKENRALPKQGFTCCLAMDGVKVLASGFEKDEKVKIEKLVTAMGGVLQTKASMDVNFVIARNVLAAKYKWASNVLKKPVVTISWLNQCWNEHRVVPQEPYRVPPFSGLTICTTRIPADERKELEKLVIQNGGKYSADLTKNCTHLVADTPEGDKYKVARKWGHIHIVTRKWVNQSIAKRACLGEESYPIQGVPNSSSNAMKSSLKRQHDPEKCNGNSQTEPSSVIGNSNMLPSSMIADPDLETSLSQNMSSTFSDATIFTKEEGNGEPRLQPEHGTNFDGCVADDSQAEDSDLYLSECRISLVGFQTSEMRKLVHMVRKGGGSRYMSFNEKLTHIVVGTPSESEKKEVRAYAAFGVIYVVRPSWLEDCVREKREVPVSLRHVASDLLLPRAVGTSALKQGKSSAASFSLPAVKLVGNVDFESGISLENNRGQKPETNIKGSNYVKPATRSFQKSMFSVLKDDSKVSQKLRQDSDAANVQNGKSSNVFKGKIFRFSSSFPQDRRDEIVEWVKQGGGALVDDQVKNVHFTIECHGLIQTPADNSQAIIVSSHWIRSCLEDGCMLEVDRHILYSPLPCRIPLPGFDGFCFCVSQYEEKDRLLLRNLCFVLGAKFTEKLSRKVTHLICKFTSGPKYEAACKWGIEAVTFEWICECIMQDKIVALDQFLPKEATAQDREGGLCTMSQYPTQAACMISRGVSFQLPSQSQVMTKIETNVVCSRSESFSEGAKHSSLSIKRPRLVDDDSQTDFFSSEIHQDGSLCKIESMRNRVSEDGGEISHAVPDVAAAIEDLLAQTSKIQDMKLPGGSLCDQSLFSTNHSILGQEHLEPRSTFGISNSWLNRTWTNDFDFIFRNEKQDNLCTPGQGVKEGTYDGFSETQTESQVVGYEEDLSGRQMIIDRVRTRSSMT
- the LOC122057858 gene encoding DNA topoisomerase 2-binding protein 1-like isoform X1 is translated as MADRKKLMPKVFKGVNVFMSRKLVPPEIFDTLHDALKQNGAEVNLCCDPSRTGPNDYHIISSPEHEKFEDLRAKGCNLLGPQCVLSCAKENRALPKQGFTCCLAMDGVKVLASGFEKDEKVKIEKLVTAMGGVLQTKASMDVNFVIARNVLAAKYKWASNVLKKPVVTISWLNQCWNEHRVVPQEPYRVPPFSGLTICTTRIPADERKELEKLVIQNGGKYSADLTKNCTHLVADTPEGDKYKVARKWGHIHIVTRKWVNQSIAKRACLGEESYPIQGVPNSSSNAMKSSLKRQHDPEKCNGNSQTEPSSVIGNSNMLPSSMIADPDLETSLSQNMSSTFSDATIFTKEEGNGEPRLQPEHGTNFDGCVADDSQAEDSDLYLSECRISLVGFQTSEMRKLVHMVRKGGGSRYMSFNEKLTHIVVGTPSESEKKEVRAYAAFGVIYVVRPSWLEDCVREKREVPVSLRHVASDLLLPRAAAVGTSALKQGKSSAASFSLPAVKLVGNVDFESGISLENNRGQKPETNIKGSNYVKPATRSFQKSMFSVLKDDSKVSQKLRQDSDAANVQNGKSSNVFKGKIFRFSSSFPQDRRDEIVEWVKQGGGALVDDQVKNVHFTIECHGLIQTPADNSQAIIVSSHWIRSCLEDGCMLEVDRHILYSPLPCRIPLPGFDGFCFCVSQYEEKDRLLLRNLCFVLGAKFTEKLSRKVTHLICKFTSGPKYEAACKWGIEAVTFEWICECIMQDKIVALDQFLPKEATAQDREGGLCTMSQYPTQAACMISRGVSFQLPSQSQVMTKIETNVVCSRSESFSEGAKHSSLSIKRPRLVDDDSQTDFFSSEIHQDGSLCKIESMRNRVSEDGGEISHAVPDVAAAIEDLLAQTSKIQDMKLPGGSLCDQSLFSTNHSILGQEHLEPRSTFGISNSWLNRTWTNDFDFIFRNEKQDNLCTPGQGVKEGTYDGFSETQTESQVVGYEEDLSGRQMIIDRVRTRSSMT
- the LOC122057858 gene encoding DNA topoisomerase 2-binding protein 1-like isoform X4: MADRKKLMPKVFKGVNVFMSRKLVPPEIFDTLHDALKQNGAEVNLCCDPSRTGPNDYHIISSPEHEKFEDLRAKGCNLLGPQCVLSCAKENRALPKQGFTCCLAMDGVKVLASGFEKDEKVKIEKLVTAMGGVLQTKASMDVNFVIARNVLAAKYKWASNVLKKPVVTISWLNQCWNEHRVVPQEPYRVPPFSGLTICTTRIPADERKELEKLVIQNGGKYSADLTKNCTHLVADTPEGDKYKVARKWGHIHIVTRKWVNQSIAKRACLGEESYPIQGVPNSSSNAMKSSLKRQHDPEKCNGNSQTEPSSVIGNSNMLPSSMIADPDLETSLSQNMSSTFSDATIFTKEEGNGEPRLQPEHGTNFDGCVADDSQAEDSDLYLSECRISLVGFQTSEMRKLVHMVRKGGGSRYMSFNEKLTHIVVGTPSESEKKEVRAYAAFGVIYVVRPSWLEDCVREKREVPVSLRHVASDLLLPRAAAVGTSALKQGKSSAASFSLPAVKLVGNVDFESGISLENNRGQKPETNIKGSNYVKPATRSFQKSMFSVLKDDSKVSQKLRQDSDAANVQNGKSSNVFKGKIFRFSSSFPQDRRDEIVEWVKQGGGALVDDQVKNVHFTIECHGLIQTPADNSQAIIVSSHWIRSCLEDGCMLEVDRHILYSPLPCRIPLPGFDGFCFCVSQYEEKDRLLLRNLCFVLGAKFTEKLSRKVTHLICKFTSGPKYEAACKWGIEAVTFEWICECIMQDKIVALDQFLPKEATAQDREGGLCTMSQYPTQAACMISRGVSFQLPSQSQVMTKIETNVVCSRSESFSEGAKHSSLSIKRPRLVDDDSQTDFFSSEIHQDGSLCKIESMRNRVSEDGGEISHAVPDVAAAIEDLLAQTSKIQDMKLPGGSLCDQSLFSTNHSILGQEHLEPRSTFGISNSWLNRNEKQDNLCTPGQGVKEGTYDGFSETQTESQVVGYEEDLSGRQMIIDRVRTRSSMT